A single genomic interval of Eurosta solidaginis isolate ZX-2024a chromosome 3, ASM4086904v1, whole genome shotgun sequence harbors:
- the pAbp gene encoding polyadenylate-binding protein yields MNSGGPNYQMASLYVGDLHQDITEAGLFEKFSTAGPVLSIRVCRDVITRRSLGYAYVNFQQPADAERALDTMNFDLIRNKPIRIMWSQRDPSLRRSGIGNVFIKNLDKSIDNKAIYDTFSAFGNILSCKVATDEKGNSKGYGFVHFETEEAANTSIEKVNGMLLNAKKVYVGKFIPRKEREKELGEKAKLFTNVYVKNFGEDFDDEKLKELFEPFGKITSYKVMLKDDGKSKGFGFVAYETTEAAEAAVDALNGKDMGEGKVLYVARAQKKAERQQELKRKFEELKKKRQESVYGVNLYVKNLDDSIDDERLRKEFSMFGTITSAKVMTDEEGRSKGFGFVCFISPNEATCAVTELNGRVVGSKPLYVALAQRKEDRKAHLASQYMRHMSGMRMQQLGQIFQPNAAGGFFVPTMAPGQRFFGPQVTQPIRNTPRWAPPVRPAAGVQGVAQAGAAAAAAGGFQNAAAMAATGAAQFRPAAVAARGQPQAVQGAHVAAAAANTMRNAGARAITGQQAVAAGNIQMAGAPMPAGGAQQRAANYKYTANMRNPPPQPVQQQPQVQPMHQKGQEKLIASLLANAKPQEQKQILGERLYPMIERMHPMMAGKITGMLLEIENSELLHMLEDQDALKAKVEEAVAVLQVHRVTEPTN; encoded by the exons CCGAGCGAGCATTGGATACAATGAATTTCGATTTAATTCGCAACAAGCCCATACGCATTATGTGGTCTCAGCGTGATCCTTCCTTACGTCGCTCAGGTATCGGCAATGTATTCATTAAGAACTTGGATAAAAGTATTGACAACAAAGCCATTTACGATACCTTTTCGGCTTTTGGCAATATTCTTAGCTGCAAAGTTGCAACCGATGAGAAAGGCAACTCGAAGGGTTATGGGTTCGTTCATTTTGAAACTGAAGAGGCTGCAAATACCTCAATCGAAAAGGTGAATGGTATGTTGCTGAATGCTAAGAAAGTATACGTTGGTAAATTCATCCCACGCAAGGAACGCGAGAAGGAGCTGGGAGAGAAAGCCAAATTGTTTACAAATGTATATGTTAAGAATTTCGGTGAAGACTTCGATGATGAGAAATTGAAGGAACTGTTTGaaccttttggaaaaattacaagCTATAAG gtCATGCTTAAAGACGATGGCAAAAGTAAaggatttggatttgttgcataTGAGACTACCGAAGCAGCTGAAGCTGCTGTGGATGCACTTAATGGCAAAGACATGGGTGAAGGCAAAGTTTTATATGTTGCACGGGCACAAAAGAAGGCCGAGCGGCAGCAAGAGCTTAAACGGAAGTTTGAAGAACTCAAGAAAAAACGCCAAGAATCTGTTTATGGTGTTAATTTGTATGTGAAAAACTTGGATGACAGTATTGATGATGAACGCTTGCGTAAAGAGTTTTCAATGTTTGGCACTATTACATCTGCCAAGGTTATGACGGATGAGGAGGGTCGTTCAAAAGGTTTTGGCTTCGTTTGTTTCATTTCACCAAATGAAGCAACATGCGCTGTTACTGAACTAAATGGACGTGTTGTTGGATCTAAGCCGTTGTATGTTGCTCTAGCTCAACGTAAGGAGGATCGTAAAGCACATTTAGCATCACAATATATGCGTCACATGTCAGGTATGCGCATGCAACAATTGGGACAAATCTTCCAGCCAAATGCTGCAGGTGGCTTCTTTGTGCCTACAATGGCACCAGGCCAACGCTTCTTTGGGCCACAAGTCACTCAACCTATTCGCAACACACCAAGATGGGCACCACCAGTACGTCCTGCCGCTGGAGTTCAAGGGGTTGCCCAAGCTGGTGCAGCAGCTGCAGCTGCTGGAGGTTTCCAAAATGCTGCTGCTATGGCCGCAACTGGAGCAGCACAATTCCGCCCAGCAGCTGTGGCTGCTCGTGGTCAACCACAAGCAGTTCAAGGAGCTCATGTTGCAGCCGCTGCTGCTAATACTATGCGTAATGCTGGTGCACGCGCCATTACTGGTCAACAAGCCGTTGCTGCAGGCAATATCCAAATGGCTGGCGCACCAATGCCAGCAGGTGGTGCTCAACAACGAGCAGCCAACTATAAATACACAGCTAATATGCGTAATCCACCACCACAACCCGTTCAGCAACAGCCACAAGTGCAACCAATGCACCAAAAGG gTCAAGAGAAGTTGATTGCTTCTTTGTTGGCTAATGCCAAACCACAAGAGCAAAAACAAATTTTGGGTGAACGTTTGTACCCGATGATCGAGCGAATGCATCCGATGATGGCCGGTAAAATAACCGGTATGTTGCTGGAAATAGAGAATTCGGAACTACTTCACATGCTAGAAGATCAAGATGCATTAAAAGCCAAAGTTGAGGAAGCCGTTGCTGTATTACAAGTCCATCGCGTCACTGAACCAACCAACTAA